The proteins below come from a single Fodinicola acaciae genomic window:
- a CDS encoding thymidine phosphorylase, with product MSFAAVDVIRTKRDGGALTDDQIDWVIDAYTNGRVAEEQMSALAMAIFLNGMTDAEIARWTSAMIDSGDRMDLSALTRPTVDKHSTGGVGDKITLPLAPLVAACGAAVPQLSGRGLGHTGGTLDKLEAIPGWRASLSTEEYLAQLRNVGAVVCAAGDRLAPADKKLYALRDVTSTVESIPLIASSIMSKKLAEGAGGLVLDVKVGSGAFMKELPTARRLAETMVRLGAAHDVPTVAVLSDMSTPLGRTAGHSLEVAESLEVLSGGGPADVVELTLVLAREMLGLAGLSDVDPADALKDGRAMDVWRRMISAQGGDPDAELPVAPEKHVVAAGDFGVVTRMDAYAVGVAAWRLGAGRARKEDPVSTSAGVIMHRKPGDRVSAGDPIFELHTENAELIDGALAALEGAVDIGATYEPEPLVHDRIT from the coding sequence ATGAGCTTCGCCGCGGTCGACGTCATTCGTACGAAACGCGATGGCGGCGCGCTCACCGACGACCAGATCGACTGGGTCATCGACGCGTACACCAACGGGCGGGTCGCCGAGGAGCAGATGTCGGCGCTGGCGATGGCGATCTTTCTCAACGGCATGACCGACGCGGAGATCGCGCGGTGGACCAGCGCGATGATCGACTCCGGCGACCGGATGGACCTGTCGGCGCTGACCCGGCCGACCGTCGACAAGCACTCGACCGGCGGCGTCGGCGACAAGATCACGCTGCCGCTCGCTCCGTTGGTGGCCGCCTGCGGTGCCGCGGTGCCGCAACTGTCCGGCCGCGGCCTCGGCCACACCGGCGGCACGCTGGACAAGCTGGAGGCGATCCCCGGCTGGCGTGCGTCGCTGTCCACCGAGGAATATCTCGCACAGCTGCGAAATGTCGGAGCGGTGGTGTGTGCGGCCGGTGACCGGCTGGCTCCGGCGGACAAGAAGCTGTACGCGCTGCGCGATGTCACCTCGACGGTCGAGTCGATCCCGCTGATCGCCAGCTCGATCATGTCGAAGAAGCTGGCCGAAGGCGCCGGCGGCCTGGTCCTGGACGTAAAAGTCGGCTCCGGCGCCTTCATGAAGGAGCTGCCGACCGCACGCCGGCTGGCCGAGACGATGGTGCGGCTCGGCGCCGCTCACGACGTGCCCACTGTCGCCGTGCTGTCCGACATGTCCACGCCGCTCGGCCGGACGGCCGGACACTCGCTCGAGGTTGCGGAGTCGCTGGAGGTCCTGTCCGGCGGTGGCCCTGCCGACGTCGTCGAGCTGACTTTGGTGCTGGCGCGGGAAATGCTCGGCCTGGCCGGACTGTCCGATGTGGACCCGGCCGACGCTCTGAAGGACGGCCGCGCGATGGACGTGTGGCGGCGGATGATCAGCGCGCAAGGCGGCGATCCGGACGCCGAGCTGCCGGTCGCGCCGGAGAAACACGTCGTCGCGGCCGGCGATTTCGGTGTGGTGACACGGATGGACGCATACGCGGTCGGGGTCGCGGCCTGGCGGCTCGGCGCCGGCCGCGCTCGTAAGGAGGACCCGGTCTCCACGTCGGCCGGCGTGATCATGCACCGCAAACCCGGCGACCGGGTGTCCGCCGGCGACCCGATTTTCGAGCTGCACACCGAAAACGCCGAGCTCATCGACGGCGCGCTGGCGGCGCTGGAGGGCGCCGTCGACATCGGTGCCACGTACGAGCCGGAGCCGCTGGTCCACGACCGCATCACGTGA